The Primulina huaijiensis isolate GDHJ02 chromosome 6, ASM1229523v2, whole genome shotgun sequence genomic sequence TTTAATAGAATATAGAGATTACAACTTATTTTGTTACTCATTACAATGTTTCACAAGtaagaaaatttattattttggtaTTATGGATTGGTCTATTTTGAATTTCGATTTGTCAAAATTTagcttttatataataaaatagattttttttttatttgtcttgTTTCGCTGAAGACACTAAACTCATCAAATATCGTTTATTTGATGTTGATTCTCACTTACATGGCTCATATGATGCAGATAAAGTCATATTACATATAATAAAatctatttaaacaaaaataataataaaataaaatgaaacctaatatttcaaataaaaaagaacaaaaaaatcattCTCTTTTATGTAAATcttaacatatattttattattgtcaCATAGAAttgccaaataaacaatattcagTGGGACAAGTGATTTTGAgcaagaaaaaaatcaaaaacaaaTCCAAGTTATTGAATGAaagctaaattttaaaaattacaaagcTAAAATGAAAATACTGACAACTTACAATACCAAAATcttaatttttcaaataaaagtttttatCACTGTTTCaaccaacaaaaatatttatgacaattattattattattttttactcaaATGATTTAAAGTAATATAAAACTTAccatttttgatatatttattcaaaaacttaaacattaaacttttaaaagtAAAGTCTACAAATTAGTTTCTGTGTTCACTTAAACacgaattcaaataatttaaccTATGCGACCTTTAGGCATTTCTCCAACTTCAAACACGCTCTTGTCCCCTTTGTTTCTTCCCTTCTTTGCTTCCCAAAAACCACATCTGCCAAAAATTTCTCCACATTCGTTGTTCCCCAGCCACACCACCACACTAATTTGTTCTTTCAAATTGATCTACAACTTTGGAATAGTCACATTTAAGATTTTCACATCTTGGTATGGCTTGTCTGACTTGTCTGTCTTCACTGGCTCTATAACCTGTTTAAGAATTGTAATTGTATTATTATCAAACTGAATATGCACTTCATACAAAAAATCTTTCGAAAGATGGTGAGAGTGCTCGGGTTCAAAAAGACCAACATATGAAAGAAACAGGTCCtttcaattttattaatattcttTTGGGTTGGACCGTCCAATCCAAATCCATTCAGGGCACATGACACCACACAAATATACAAAATTGGTAAAGTAGCGCAGGCATACCTGTACAACATCCATTCCTTTGACAACCCTGCCAAAAACAGTGTGCTTATTGTCCAGCCATGGAGTGGCAACAGTTGTAACGAAGAATTGTGACCCGTTGGTCCCAGGACCGGCATTAGCCATCGATAGAGTGAACGGCCTATCATGCCGTAAACTGCAGAAAGTGAAGAATCAAGCTGATAAAAAGTGAATTCTGAACAGCCAAGATAAAATGAGGTAGCAAAATCCAACCATcagacccaaaaaaaaaaaaaattgtaacgTGTAACCAATAGATGCCACTTTATTTCTATGCAAAAAGTACTCCAATTGGCTTTCATTTACTAAAGGGTTTATTTGATCTACCAACCGAATCTGATATACAACTGTTCTCAAGCTTTAATAGGTAAACCATACAGGTTGCTTAGAGGTTGCATTGGTAAACGGGGAAAATGCTGTACAGAGAAGAGTTAATTAATCATACTAGAAACACGTCAACACTCTTTAGGGCAAGTTAAATATTAGGCACGTCCATAAAAGCTTTAGGCAACTGCGAATGTCTAGGAGCTGGAGTACTATCAGTTCATTCAACACCCATGTGTATATATTAGAATGTGAGATCCACCAGTCACAAAGCTAAAGTACAAAGCAAGGTCAGCCATATGTTATGTTCTGTGGAGCAAAACATAAATCTTCACTACTGCAGCCAGTCACAACAATTTTAAGGTGATCAAAGCCTCAGATCAGTCATCAGGGAGTATGTATCCCACAAGAAAAGAAAGAACAAGATTTAATCATATTAACTTAGGAAAGAAGCATAAATCATTCTTACCTCTTATGAAACTCGTCTTCAAATTCCCTTCCCCAAATAGACTGTCCACCAGTGCCATCTCCCAATGGGTCTCCTGTCTGTATCATAAATCCTTTAATGACCCGGTGAAAGATCAGATTGTCGTAATAGCCATTCCGGCAGTGTGTCGTAAAATTCTCCACTGTTTTAGGGCATTCTTCAGGATATAGCCTCAAATGAATATCACCCATGGTCGTGTGCAAGATCTGAAACAGAGAATATTTCCATGGCCGCATTTACATTATTATTTCTACAAGAGAAAAAGATAACCAAAATCCTAGCCAATGAATTGAGGCCTTTCATTGATCATGGCACTTCACTGGATAATTTACATTAACAGGGACTATAATTAGGCAACAAGAACTACAAAGAATGAGGACACTTACCACATTATCTGGGAGAGACGTCGTCACAGATTTTCCGATATCTGATACAGCCAAGAGTTCATCAGCGGGTGGTTTTTCATTAAACACGTCTCTGCCCTTCGACGCGTCTTCAGGTTCCTCAGGTTCTCTCCGACTAAAAAACAGCGGGATAAGCATTTGCTCCAGGGATCCGAACTAAAAAAAATGTGTAATTCATACTCAGATAAGATAAAAGTCAAATTTTGTATACTTTTTGCAGTGTGTTTCCTTCTAAGGTTCCTAAGACAGTTTCCTCTTTAAAAAGCTATCTACTTTGTCATGCATAACAAGAATTTATTTACCTGAATAAGTAAATTCTATGCTTTTTAAAAGCACAGCACAATAGAGTAGGATCTACCAGAGGTTCTTTGCTTTCATTGGCATTTGCCGCAGCAGCAGGAATTTTTCGTACTTTTTTATTACTTCGATCACCTTGATACAAGGCAATTCTTAAGAATCTATCATTGTTCTCCACCTTTCCAAGGATCCGAGCAACTTTGTTGGTATGCCGATTTACAACCTAAATACCCAACATGGAAAGAGGTATGAGATGTGAAACTTAATGACCTTACATATTATTTCGGATTGATCAAATATAGAAGGGGACTTCATCCATGCCATGATCATTAAACAAGCATGAAATGCATTCGCTAGATCAGTAATCGGACATTAGGACCATCTTACTTTTATCCCAAGAAGGGTGGCATATATGAGGAAGTTGGAGCTATCATCAAACACAGCATTAGGTTGGGGAACATTTTCAGTTTTCTCAATTTCTTTTTCTACAGCCATTCTTCGTCCAAAATCAATAGCTTCAAGCCTATATAGAGGAACATCACTCCTCTGTAGATCTTGGGCAACCTATGCGAGAAGAATTATTATATTAGCAATACCAAAAGGaaaaggattttttttaaaagtcaaaATATATAACTGCTACCTCAAGAGATTCATCATAAACACGCATCAATTTGCCTGTTCTAAACCAAAATACGCGTATTCTACGATCGGGTGATGTGATTGAAAATTGTTTACCGTCTGGACTGACCTGTGAGATAGTCACAACGGATTGCTATTCTAATACGTCAAAAGTTGATGAAGAAGATTAGAGAGAACATAAAGTGAAGGAACTGTTACCTCAATGGCAGAAACACTGGTCTTGCATTTAACTATTTCAAAAAGGCTTGTATCGCTTTTAAGTTTAAAGGTCACTCTGCAGGCACAACAGGTCAAGAAATGCAATTATATCAAAGAGAAAAAACAATTACACAATAGAAAAAAGAATACAAGAACCTATATGACTGACAAGATATCCCTCTCAAACAAGAGACCAGTTTCCAAACACTTCAAGACCAGATGTGACTTAAGAACATTAGGTCAACAGGAGACTCAACCGAATAACTATCAGGTAATGCAAGACACGAGAACACAGCTGGGTCCAACAACGGTCGTATATGACGACTTAATGAGAAGACCTCTTCAGATGCACAAACGTCCATGTTCTTCATCTTACCCACACATCTTGAAGCATAAAATCTACTCAAACAGCAAAGAACTAATATACAATTTCAACTAAAAACTAACCCATTTTCTGGAAACTGAAGTGAAGCAGGACTCCAATACTCAATGATTCCTTTGTTATCTGCTGATATCACGGTATCATACTCATGGTTGTAATTCATAACTTTGATTGGGCCCAAGTGTATCTGGTTAAAAAGTTGAAGAAATAATAAAGAATTGCAATCAAAATAAGGGGAAATGCAAACATGCCTGTTCAGCAATCAGcatcatatcatatcaaaacCTAATGGTACCTCTTTAGATAATATAGGTTCATTTGAACCTGATCGAGCATCATAGATGTAGGTAAAGGAAGAGTTGCGATCAGTAATAGCTAGTTTGGCTTTGAAGTCCCCTTGCTTGTAAACCCATTCAACACAACCAGGTACAAATGGGAGACGTATCATAGCCATCATATCGAAGTTAAATACATCATATATTTTCACTGACTGATCATTAGAAATGGTGCAGCAAAGCGCACCATCTATACTCACCTGAAAGACTATAAAAGGTCACGAGGGAAACGACTCCATTATCGGCATTAAAATTACACACGAGGCTTAATATAAAACTATGACTAAAAAAATCGTCATATCTAATGAACAAATTAAGTGGTCAAATCTCAAAAAGTTACACCACATGGACAATCCTTAATTTAGGTTTTTCGTTAGCTAGTTCCGATTTCTGTTTCAGTTCAAGCCATTTGtacttgaaataattttatatgaTTCAATTCATTATCATTCATAGTAACCTTTAATTTATCCCTTAGCCAATCAAAAACATTATTCTCAAAAGATTTACAGTGACGTaaactaaaaattatatttctcatAGATATTGGACTTTTGAATAAGTTAGCTTTCTTTCTTATGACTATTGTATGAGTAACTTCTTTGAATAAGTTAGCTTTCTTTCTTATGACTATGGTATGGGTCACTTCTTTACGCGGGTTCCGGACTTAAGATCACGCTTCTCTTTgtccagaaaaaaaaaagaaaaaaggaaagaatGATCACACTTCTCTGATTCAAATGATGAAGATTATCAGGATTGTCATTATTTATGTGTCGTACAATAGGACCATGAGGAGTTTCAAGAAAATAATTCATAACAGTAATAACAAAAGAAGCAGTGTCATTCTACAACTTCTTATAAAtggaaagataaaaaaaaataagtagaAAGTGGAATATTAATCAAACACCATTATCCTAAGTTTTTTTCCATTCGACTTTTACACCATTATCCTAGTTAAGAGTAAGTGATAGACCTTACATTGAAACACAGAAAAGTACAATTTGAGTAACTCACCGCCAGACCTTCTATTGCACCAAGATGAGATCTAAAATGTTTTGCAAACTCTATGCCCATTGCctttttcttccaaaacttcaAGTGTCCTACAAAAGTACCAACATGTTGTTGCACAGCTTATAACATAATGCCTATATAGGGAACTAACATTGATTACAATCAAACTGAGTGGGTAATCCTACTTCATGATAATCCTGAATGCATTAATTATGCAAGTAAACATTGCCAATAACaagttatttttgttttccaTGGAAGTGACTCCAAGAGCCATACGAACAAAGCTTTTCAATTAAAAGAAACCTATGACACTGTAGCAAAGTtaggattaaatgattattcAGTAAAAGGGTTAAGTTTCCCCAGGCAACTATTTGAAAAATCCACAGCACATCTGGCTCCAAGCACAATTCGATGCAGTTGATGACAACATAAATAACGATGGTTATTTTGGAGGGTGATATATATGCTATAATTTACTCATTGAATCAACCAATGGCcactttaaataaaacaagatGGACATTTTTTTCATCTGTTCAACAGACATTTCTGTCAAATCACACTCCTGAAATTTATGTTTCTGCATTATGGAGGCCAACTCGAAAGAATTCGGTTGTAATCAATATCGTCTTATTCACATTTTCTGAATACATTAGATAATATTCGAATTGTACGATGCACAATCTCTGACATAACTACCATAAACGTTCCTATAGATAATTCCACCCAAGGACGCATCATCTTCGGTCCATCAATGCAAACTACGACTTGAAACATTAAACTTAGATCAGAGGCTTTATTTTACAATGGTCGTTCAAACTTCTACATTTGAAAGGTCGAAAACACTACAAGTCTACAATCATAAGGACAACCgctaacaaaaataaaaaaaacttcgcTTGTATTCAATATTCGTCTTCTTAACGTTTCTGAATACATTAGATAATATTCAAACGGTATGTTGCACAATATCTGACATAACTACCATAAACGTTTCTATAGATAATTCCATCCAAGGATATATCATCTTCGGTTCATCAATGCAAACTACAACTTGTTACAGTAAACTTAGAAGTTAGATCAGAGGCTTATTTTACAATGGTCACTCAAACTTCTATATTTGAAAAGGTCGAAAACACTACAATCATAAGGACAACCGCctgaattgaataaaattcttaacaaaAAAGTGTACACATGGTTATTCTGAGACATGACCAACTGCATTTAGAGAAAAGCCCATTTGACAAGATTCTAACGCAATCAGAGAGAATTTTAGTCGGCACCACTTGTCCACAAATTAAACGTAAAAGTTCACATTTTAAGTAGTAATTTATAATTCtatctaaaataaaaaatccacCTTACTTTCACATTCGCTTATACGattgttatttaatattcaaCTATTCAGTAATCATAAAATAATTCTAttattacattatatttttataaaatacattgtattttaaaataagcatataatatttaaagaaCTAAAAAATCACCATTTTCTGACGTAACATGGCACTGACAGAAAAAAATGTCTCCTTCAAAAAATGCAATTCACATTCCCAACTTCATTTCCCAGAAATATTTTTCCCGAAAATATTTTCGGAAAATCCTGGAAACAGAACTAGACATACACTAAGAAATTCTAGTTCCATGTTTGCAGGCCGAATTTTTAATTGAGAGTTGAAATTATTTCTTCCAAACAAGAACAATTCTGCCATCCATCATCAAAATCCCTGAGTATCTTTTACTTATCTGCTAACCAGTCAAGATCCATATATTGCAAGTTTTTCTTTCCATTTCACGGCTCAAACTCAACCAGAATCCTCTGTTCTGCAACAAGCTTACTTTCAGAAAGCTTTTGTTTTCAATACACTACTGAGAACTTAATCACAGAAGTCAAATGAATACCTAACAGTGCCGTCTAAGTGAATATCTAATAATGTAGGTCTTTACTTCGAATAGGTATTGTATCATCTATACAGGTAAAATTATGCTAAATGAGACTGCACCAATTTCAAATAGCTAATTTATTCAGTAAATTTAATCCATAAACTCTAATCCATACATACCATCCGCACTCCCAGATAAGAAAAAATCGGCCGCTGACACCGCTACATGCGTCATCACATCGCGATGCATGTAACTTTTCTCATACCTGCAATGAATCAGCAAATCACAATTAATTCACGGTACCACAAATTCCATATCGAATGTACAAGCATAATGTGAAAATGTAGTTCCTCCGAGAGCTAAAACCCAAAGCCCTAAATCAGGCAAACCAAAAAATGAGCAGAAAATCATATACATGTTGGCGGAGGGAAGAGAGTCGAGATAGGCTTGCTCAAACTGGAGAGGGCGTTTAGGCCGGGCTCGAGGGACTGGACCGGGCCCAACTTGAAGAGCAACACAATTTATGCTGTTCAAATAGCCAAAATCGCaacaaaacaaatttaaatatatacttcaaatatttcatcCGGGCAAAATAGCAttagatttatatatttttattattcacGAAAACAAATCTATAatttgagtgggtctcatgtgagaccgtctcacggaccctaatctgtgagacgggtcaaccctactcatattcacaacaaaaagtaatactcttagcataaaaagtaatactttttcatggatgagccaaataagagatctgtctcacaaatacgacccgtgagaccgtctcacataagtttttgccctataatttttattattatatatgtgttgaaaaatatgagttgtaatattaaaatgttgaaaatacgagttgtaaatatttaaaattagtgtgtgatgatgtatgtaatgatgtatttatttttggatatttacaaagaaattctataaatatgtCTCTCAATGTGtgagaaaatcacaattaagtaaagagaaaattttataaagtttagtttgatatattttgagagttttgagatttttactttttgccgtaaatttttacttttaacatgttatcagcacgatactcgaaggttaagttctctatattttttcaagctccaaaacacaagaaaaaggtaacaatattCAAAAAGTAAGAGTTTTTactttactgtttatttatttttattgtgtatatatttaatatataatatcgtgttattatataaaaggagtctatgacacatcattataataacgtgatgtgattatattattatactgcttatataattttattgtgttactatttatttattgtgtatatatatatatttgaataatatcatgatattatataaaaagagtctatgacacctcattataatatcgTGATATGATTATTTCTAGGGCTGGGATCGGGTAGGGACCCATCCCGTAACCCCCTAACCCGATCCCCGTCCCGATAAGGATtgggaataaaaaaatattcatgatctcGTACCCGACAAATATCGGGACCCGAATGTTCANATTATATAAAAAGAGtatatgacacctcattataatatcgTGATATGATTATTTCTAGGGCTGGGATCGGGTAGGGACCCGTCCCGTAACCCCCTAACCCGATCCCCGTCCCGATAAGAATtgggaataaaaaaatattcctgaTCTCGTACCCGACAAATATCGGGACCCGAATGTTCAGGATCAGGTCGGGAAGGGAGACAAAATcccgataaatattttttaaaaaattcattgaaCATCATGACATAATGTGTAGTATGTAGtatttcttttcttcaaaaattgatAATGAACAATATGTGTATACCACTACATATTCATTTTTCACTACAGTAACCCAACAAAACCAACCATATACCAAGGAAAACATGAACACGCAAATATAGAACCCTGAAGGCAGGCATAAATCCAAAGCAAACACCCAAAAAAATGACAGACCTGAAGGCAGTATGTTGAAGTGAAGGCCGAGGTCGAGGCTGAAAGTGAAGGAAGTAATTAGAAGGAACTGTAGCAGATGGttagattaaatttaaaaaatatattttaattcaataaataaaattagtattttagtctctttttcaaataaaattaaatctttaaatttattaatatattcgaatcgggtcgggtcgggtcgggaATCCCATCGGGTATATCCTATAATCCCGATCCATTTTCCGATTCTGAGCAGGGGTCGGAAAAATTTCGGGTCGGGCTCGGGTCGGAAGTCAGGAAGGGTCGggaattttctgatttttgccAGCCCTAATTATTTcactgtttatatatttttattgtgttatataataattatatataaatttgtataatgtcagagtattatataaaaggagtcactgacacctcattataatattgtaatatgatatacataattatttaaaaaatattaacattatatacatcttattattatcataaaatttacatatacatacatttgtttttttaagaatttgtAACGGTCATAAACGATCATAAACGACTAGTTTTTACCTTATAAATATGacttcacaaacacattcaatcacttcaAACTTATTCTTCCTCCCTAAAAAAttttttcatcaaaattttcgaaaaataagaagatggctctttcaaggttattttgtataattattttggttattatactcattagtcttgtatttatcggagaatatcagcctcgtattttttttatttttaagaatgcttgtatttataatttattcgtTACTTGTTATTgtcatattaataaatttatatcttaattaataaaattcattGTCATTTTTATAGTACCatcatgtcaaacttggcaaaatttgaatttgttgcgctcgacattacaggaaaaaattacatgccatggactcttgatgtagaaatgcatcttgaattattgggtctaagcgagactattaaagaaaatggtatcttttcatcacaagaaaaggcaaaaattataatatttttgcgtcgacatcttgatgaaggtttaaaatatgaatatcttatcgaaaaagatcacatgactctgtggaaaggattaaaagaaagatttgaacatataagggaagttatacttctgACCGCcagtgatgaatggaatatgttaagattccaagattttaagaaagtcagtgattacaattcgacgatttatcgaataatctcgcaattaaaattttgtggacatgaggttacggaatcagaaatgcttgaaaaaatattttccacgtttcacgtaTCAAATATAACTCAACAGCAATAATATAGAGTGcatggatttgcgagatattctgaacttatctcttgtcttcttgtggcggaaaagaacaacgagctgctaatgataaatcatcagtcccgatcCACTGGATTAAcaacatttccagaagtaaatgttgtaagtaaaaatgaatttaaacctagaaaccaaaatcaaattcagagacaaggttttggtcgaggtcgtggtcgtggtcgcgaccgtggttttgaaaacaatcgagatagttatttctataactcatctcaaaagggcgtcacgaaccacacactgaaaaggcatcatgaaAACACGAGTGGTagtgaaaatcactcaaaacgatttgaaagttcttcTTTTAGAtacggcactccaggacattggtctcgtatttgtcgagcccccgagcccctttgtaagctctataaaaaatctataaaggggaaagaaaaatagaccaacttcactgaacacagtgaccgtttgagtgattcaactcattttgatgctgaagattttctgaatgatttctctggaaatgatcaatatgctggtggaatagaaatgaaaaatattgaagctgcagattttctcaacgatttctctgaaaatgaacaatatattggtggaatgtaaatgtaaaataatttacttttcatttatcatataataatgttttattgtacaattatgatatgtgttatatttttcaataaattacatatgtattgtcaataatttttacattgcatattttttttgaagttcaaatatgtaaactgctatgaacaaagctaaaaAAAGAACTAATCACATGGAAGTATGCATACCTAATAGTGGTAAAATGCACATcattctccgagataaaagatatttcttggaactaaaaacaacaaaaacaatggtgaatacaa encodes the following:
- the LOC140979552 gene encoding peptidyl-prolyl cis-trans isomerase CYP71, which gives rise to MYEKSYMHRDVMTHVAVSAADFFLSGSADGHLKFWKKKAMGIEFAKHFRSHLGAIEGLAVSIDGALCCTISNDQSVKIYDVFNFDMMAMIRLPFVPGCVEWVYKQGDFKAKLAITDRNSSFTYIYDARSGSNEPILSKEIHLGPIKVMNYNHEYDTVISADNKGIIEYWSPASLQFPENGVTFKLKSDTSLFEIVKCKTSVSAIEVSPDGKQFSITSPDRRIRVFWFRTGKLMRVYDESLEVAQDLQRSDVPLYRLEAIDFGRRMAVEKEIEKTENVPQPNAVFDDSSNFLIYATLLGIKVVNRHTNKVARILGKVENNDRFLRIALYQGDRSNKKVRKIPAAAANANESKEPLVDPTLLCCAFKKHRIYLFSRREPEEPEDASKGRDVFNEKPPADELLAVSDIGKSVTTSLPDNVILHTTMGDIHLRLYPEECPKTVENFTTHCRNGYYDNLIFHRVIKGFMIQTGDPLGDGTGGQSIWGREFEDEFHKSLRHDRPFTLSMANAGPGTNGSQFFVTTVATPWLDNKHTVFGRVVKGMDVVQVIEPVKTDKSDKPYQDVKILNVTIPKL